From Pleurodeles waltl isolate 20211129_DDA chromosome 1_1, aPleWal1.hap1.20221129, whole genome shotgun sequence, a single genomic window includes:
- the COX7C gene encoding cytochrome c oxidase subunit 7C, mitochondrial, with translation MLGQSVRRFATSVIRRSHYEEGPGKNIPFSVENKWRLLAMMTAFFGSGFAFPFIIVRHQLLKK, from the exons ATGTTGGGACAGAGCGTCCGAAGGTTCGCCACCTCCGTCATCCGCAGGTCCCATTATGAAGAGGGGCCTGGGAAG AACATTCCGTTTTCTGTGGAAAACAAATGGAGACTTCTAGCGATGATGACTGCGTTCTTTGGAAGTGGCTTTGCCTTTCCTTTTATAATTGTCAGACACCAACTGCTGAAGAAGTGA